One genomic window of Arachis hypogaea cultivar Tifrunner chromosome 8, arahy.Tifrunner.gnm2.J5K5, whole genome shotgun sequence includes the following:
- the LOC112706301 gene encoding nuclear intron maturase 4, mitochondrial has protein sequence MTLIFSATKFRKCAILLHNLNFAAPTSCLSLMLLGKHVGKAQGASYSTALPGNGGFLKDEDFGKSTLAMDLASLVEESSKILESKPRSRMEFKRFLENRIKKRVKNQFVNGKFRGLMQSISDGETLRDAYNCIRINSNVDAESRYDSCFLDDLAKQLQDRSFNASANTFFVSTRGSNDKQVLVLPNLRLKVVQEAIRIALEVVYKPHFSKISHGCRSGRGCATALKYIRKGVLNPDWWFTLLVTKKLDAAVLAKLILVMEDKIEDPALFDFIRSMFDSQVLNLEFGGFPKGHGLPQEGVLSPILMNVYLDLFDTEFHRLSMKYEAIYDGVGMHNDQDNSCSKLRGWFRRQLDGNSECIVEKNSSVKVYSCRFMDEMFLAISGSKDSAANFKSEIQSYLKDSLLLDVVQTDLLPCEGPRGIRFLGTLVKRSVTESPGVKAVHKLKEKVELFTLQKVEAWNYGTIRIGKKWLGHGLKKVKESEIKHLADSSSILNRVSCYRKSGMETDHWYKHLMKIWIQDVQTKHASEETILSKCVAEPALPLELTDSFYEFKKQAEQYITSEVASVVELLPNNNSSLGNMMTKTEIIAPLEAIKKRLLRYGLTTSNGFPRSTNLLIMQDTTEIIDWFSGIIIRWIKWYESCANFNEIKNLISDQVRKSCIRTLAVKYRVHETDIEKRFDVELSRLPSTQDMEVEMTNEMSDTQAFENDEALMYGITYSGLCMLSLARIVTEARPCNCFVIGCSSSAPRVYTLHVMERQKSPSWKTGFSTCIHPSLNKRRIGLCKQHLRDLYLGYISLQSIDFGAWK, from the exons ATGACCCTCATTTTCAGCGCAACCAAGTTTCGTAAATGTGCCATATTACTCCACAACCTGAACTTTGCTGCACCCACCTCTTGTCTTTCGCTTATGCTTCTTG GCAAACATGTTGGAAAAGCACAAGGGGCTTCTTATTCAACTGCATTACCAGGCaatggtggtttcttgaaagACGAAGACTTTGGAAAATCAACGTTAGCAATGGACCTTGCTTCTCTCGTTGAGGAATCCTCCAAAATTCTAGAGAGTAAACCCAGGAGTAGGATGGAGTTCAAGAGATTTCTTGAAAACCGAATAAAGAAGAGGGTGAAGAATCAGTTTGTGAATGGAAAATTTCGTGGTCTAATGCAGAGCATTTCTGATGGAGAAACTCTACGTGATGCTTATAATTGCATCAGGATCAACTCTAATGTTGATGCAGAGTCAAGATATGACAGTTGCTTTCTCGATGACTTGGCAAAACAGCTCCAAGATAGGAGTTTTAATGCAAGTGCAAATACTTTCTTTGTCTCAACAAGAGGATCGAATGACAAACAAGTTCTGGTCCTTCCCAATTTGAGGTTGAAGGTAGTCCAGGAGGCCATCAGAATAGCTTTGGAAGTTGTTTACAAGCCACATTTCTCGAAGATCTCACATGGCTGCCGAAGTGGTAGGGGTTGTGCCACAGCATTGAAGTATATCCGCAAAGGGGTTTTAAACCCTGACTGGTGGTTCACGTTGCTTGTAACCAAGAAGTTGGATGCTGCTGTCTTGGCTAAGTTGATTTTGGTAATGGAGGATAAGATAGAAGATCCTGCTTTATTTGATTTCATTCGGAGCATGTTTGATTCTCAGGTGCTGAATCTTGAGTTTGGGGGTTTCCCAAAGGGAcatggtcttccacaagaagggGTCTTGTCCCCTATTCTAATGAATGTATACCTTGACCTGTTTGACACCGAATTCCACAGGTTGTCAATGAAATATGAAGCTATATATGATGGAGTTGGAATGCATAATGATCAAGATAACTCCTGCTCCAAGTTGCGTGGTTGGTTCAGGAGACAGCTAGATGGTAATAGTGAGTGTATAGTTGAGAAGAATTCCAGCGTCAAGGTTTACTCTTGTCGCTTTATGGATGAAATGTTTTTGGCAATATCTGGTTCCAAGGATTCTGCTGCTAATTTTAAGTCCGAGATCCAAAGTTATTTGAAGGATTCTTTGTTATTGGATGTTGTTCAAACTGATTTATTGCCTTGTGAAGGACCTCGTGGGATACGCTTTCTAGGAACGTTAGTCAAAAGAAGTGTTACAGAGAGTCCTGGTGTAAAAGCTGTTCACAAGCTAAAAGAAAAAGTAGAGTTATTTACATTGCAAAAGGTAGAGGCTTGGAATTATGGGACAATTAGAATTGGGAAGAAATGGCTAGGACATGGTTTGAAGAAAGTTAAGGAATCAGAAATCAAGCATTTAGCTGATAGCAGTTCTATACTGAATAGGGTTTCCTGTTACCGCAAGTCTGGAATGGAAACTGACCATTGGTATAAACACTTAATGAAGATATGGATACAAGATGTTCAAACAAAACATGCAAGTGAAGAAACTATTTTATCCAAGTGTGTTGCCGAACCAGCTCTTCCGTTAGAGCTAACAGATTccttttatgaatttaaaaaacaGGCAGAGCAGTATATAACTTCAGAGGTAGCCTCTGTTGTTGAGCTTTTGCCAAATAATAACAGCTCATTGGGAAATATGATGACAAAAACTGAGATTATAGCTCCTCTAGAAGCAATAAAAAAGCGTCTTTTAAGATATGGATTGACCACTTCTAATGGATTCCCCCGTTCTACTAATTTGCTTATCATGCAAGATACAACTGAAATTATTGACTGGTTTTCGGGGATCATCATCCGCTGGATAAAATGGTATGAAAGCTGTGCTAACTTTAATGAGATAAAAAACTTAATATCAGATCAAGTTAGGAAATCTTGCATTCGTACTTTAGCGGTGAAGTACCGCGTGCATGAAACTGATATAGAAAAGCGGTTTGATGTAGAACTCAGCAGGCTTCCGTCAACACAGGATATGGAGGTGGAAATGACTAATGAAATGTCAGATACTCAAGCTTTTGAAAACGATGAGGCATTAATGTATGGAATTACTTACAGTGGTTTGTGTATGTTATCACTTGCAAGAATTGTGACCGAGGCAAGACCATGTAATTGTTTTGTCATAGGGTGCTCTTCTTCAGCACCGAGGGTCTATACTCTTCATGTTATGGAAAGGCAGAAATCTCCTAGTTGGAAGACTGGGTTTTCGACTTGCATTCATCCAAGCTTAAATAAACGACGAATAGGGTTGTGTAAGCAGCATCTGAGGGATTTGTATCTAGGATATATATCACTTCAGTCCATTGACTTTGGTGCATGGAAGTGA